The Candidatus Paracaedibacteraceae bacterium genome has a segment encoding these proteins:
- a CDS encoding phosphatase PAP2 family protein, translating into MRRFLILVYILSSTQLHAKQTTAGTIADIGQILNPAIGFALTVMKEDEPGMYQWLYSTVTNALLTAGIKGATNKIHGGRDKMNKRPNGKPHNFPSGHTSSASVGANFIAMRYGFTYAIVPYIILGFTAAGRVQVDKHTEAGVVAGAMVGLLSAFIFTKKFVEKNQSLTIAPVTSKEFTGLHVVWRF; encoded by the coding sequence ATGCGTCGATTTCTTATCCTTGTATATATATTGTCAAGCACTCAACTGCATGCAAAACAGACAACTGCCGGAACCATTGCTGACATTGGACAGATATTAAATCCGGCAATCGGATTCGCCTTGACTGTGATGAAAGAAGACGAACCGGGCATGTATCAGTGGCTATATTCAACAGTGACCAATGCACTTTTAACAGCGGGCATTAAAGGAGCCACGAATAAGATTCACGGCGGGCGAGACAAAATGAATAAACGCCCCAATGGAAAACCCCACAATTTCCCAAGTGGACACACCTCATCAGCCTCAGTCGGTGCAAATTTTATTGCCATGCGATATGGTTTTACTTACGCAATTGTCCCCTATATTATCCTTGGGTTCACTGCTGCCGGTCGTGTCCAAGTTGACAAACATACCGAAGCTGGCGTTGTCGCCGGTGCTATGGTTGGGCTGCTATCTGCATTTATTTTTACCAAGAAATTTGTTGAGAAAAACCAATCATTGACTATAGCACCCGTTACGAGCAAGGAGTTCACGGGGCTACATGTTGTCTGGCGGTTCTAA
- the dapA gene encoding 4-hydroxy-tetrahydrodipicolinate synthase: MKLSGSIVALITPFNNNEIDVNAIKKLVEWHIAEGTQAIVACGSTGEAALLTPSERKIVLETVVASANKRIPIIAGCGAPSTHETKAMMTEAKEIGCDAALVVTPYYVKPTPEGVWQHFKALNDIGLPIVVYNNPGRAVTGLSVDTVVRLAELPMVIAIKDSCEDLTRVIKMRQRITKEFSFLSGDDPIATAYMAHGGNGVVSVSANVMPRLNQELMNAWNIKDYTKFAELRDKLLQVHESMFVETSPSPVKYAVSKLGFCNPDVRLPMVPVTDAGKKVVDQALTGIVF; the protein is encoded by the coding sequence ATGAAACTCTCAGGTTCTATTGTCGCTCTTATTACGCCATTTAACAATAATGAAATTGATGTTAATGCCATAAAAAAACTAGTTGAATGGCATATTGCAGAGGGAACTCAGGCAATCGTCGCTTGTGGGTCAACCGGCGAAGCAGCCCTTCTCACTCCGTCTGAACGCAAAATAGTCCTTGAAACAGTCGTTGCATCAGCAAACAAACGCATTCCGATTATTGCAGGCTGTGGTGCCCCGTCAACCCATGAAACCAAAGCCATGATGACTGAGGCTAAAGAAATCGGGTGCGACGCAGCCTTGGTTGTGACTCCCTACTACGTTAAACCCACACCCGAAGGTGTCTGGCAACACTTTAAAGCCTTAAATGATATTGGTTTACCCATCGTTGTTTATAATAATCCAGGACGTGCGGTAACAGGCCTTTCCGTTGATACAGTTGTTCGTTTAGCAGAACTTCCGATGGTTATTGCGATTAAAGACTCTTGCGAAGACTTAACCCGTGTTATTAAAATGCGTCAGCGTATCACTAAAGAATTTAGTTTTCTATCCGGTGACGATCCAATTGCCACAGCGTATATGGCCCATGGTGGTAACGGCGTTGTATCGGTCAGTGCAAACGTTATGCCTCGCCTTAATCAAGAACTGATGAACGCATGGAATATTAAAGACTACACAAAGTTTGCTGAACTCCGCGATAAATTGCTGCAAGTCCATGAATCTATGTTTGTCGAGACAAGCCCCAGCCCTGTGAAATATGCCGTCTCAAAGCTTGGATTTTGTAACCCTGACGTGCGGCTTCCCATGGTTCCCGTAACTGACGCAGGCAAAAAGGTTGTTGACCAAGCCTTGACAGGAATTGTGTTCTAA
- a CDS encoding lytic transglycosylase domain-containing protein, with protein sequence MFRALGASIVIISQLQAGEAAKCSASLKKAIRDNPELVTIDRAACPLSNRVLIWLQLQKNGSFHQAKSFIEKHPAWPRINLIQRQAEKDLYDNPLPPAQSISWFRKYPPISVKGMKAFGSALLSMGQKDDHKFRQSFQEIEFSPSELSDIVREYRALLTEDVLVQKAHAYLNKKQNLPAEILVAYVSGEGKRLLQNRLAIFKTGRAVSSDFTTHPAIRFELARLYRKDRNDRQASHLLSELDDFSDQEAVWPERNLIARRLLEAKQYELAYQTVKNHGLSRGESFANAEWLAGWLSLRFLNNPDQAREHFEKLHDNVSTPMSLARAQYWLGRAHDVSGDKKQAQSWWSKAKQHMATYYGQLAHKELHGKIPAIKPKLVVADLSVRKALESRDLYKYVRLLLDAGESSMAEVFALQLGGQLKDPNEQALLTQVMFDKGQKHQGLKVYKKIMKTDYPVLHAAYPRISVPTKTVESAFIHAIIRQESRFQHDVVSSAGATGLMQLMPATATRTEKKHKIKKKQLTNPDHNVKVGSHHLKDLMQQFSGSMVLSAAAYNAGDKPVNEWIEQFGDPRRADVDLVDWVELIPYAETRNYVQRVMENYHCYR encoded by the coding sequence ATGTTTCGAGCACTAGGCGCGTCAATCGTTATTATATCACAGCTTCAAGCAGGAGAGGCAGCAAAATGTAGTGCTTCTTTGAAAAAAGCTATTCGTGACAATCCCGAGTTAGTCACAATCGACCGAGCAGCCTGTCCGCTTAGTAATCGTGTTTTAATATGGTTGCAACTCCAAAAAAATGGTAGCTTTCATCAAGCAAAATCATTTATAGAAAAGCATCCGGCTTGGCCACGCATTAATCTGATTCAACGCCAAGCAGAAAAGGATCTATATGATAATCCACTTCCGCCAGCACAGTCTATATCATGGTTTCGAAAGTATCCTCCGATTTCTGTTAAAGGGATGAAAGCTTTTGGATCAGCTTTATTATCAATGGGACAAAAGGATGACCATAAGTTTCGCCAAAGCTTTCAAGAGATTGAGTTTTCACCAAGCGAACTCAGTGATATTGTTCGTGAATATCGTGCTTTACTGACAGAGGACGTGTTGGTACAAAAAGCTCATGCTTATTTAAATAAAAAGCAGAATCTACCCGCGGAAATACTCGTTGCCTATGTGTCGGGTGAGGGGAAAAGGTTATTGCAGAATCGCTTGGCTATTTTTAAGACAGGGCGTGCTGTTAGCAGTGATTTTACAACGCATCCGGCTATTCGATTTGAGTTAGCACGATTGTATCGTAAGGATAGGAATGATCGTCAGGCCTCGCATTTATTATCCGAACTGGATGATTTTTCGGATCAAGAAGCGGTCTGGCCGGAAAGGAACCTAATCGCGCGTCGCTTGCTTGAGGCTAAGCAGTATGAGCTTGCATACCAAACTGTTAAGAATCATGGCTTATCAAGAGGTGAGAGTTTTGCAAATGCAGAATGGTTAGCAGGTTGGTTATCTTTGCGTTTTTTGAATAACCCGGATCAAGCCCGCGAACATTTCGAGAAATTACATGATAATGTTTCAACGCCAATGAGTTTAGCGCGAGCTCAATACTGGTTGGGGCGTGCTCATGACGTGAGTGGTGATAAAAAACAAGCCCAATCTTGGTGGTCAAAAGCAAAACAGCATATGGCTACATATTATGGACAGTTAGCTCATAAGGAATTGCACGGTAAAATCCCTGCTATCAAGCCTAAATTGGTCGTTGCTGATTTAAGCGTCCGTAAAGCGTTAGAGTCACGTGACCTTTATAAGTATGTTCGTTTATTACTCGATGCGGGTGAGTCATCAATGGCTGAGGTTTTCGCACTTCAGTTGGGGGGGCAACTTAAGGATCCAAATGAACAAGCACTTTTGACTCAGGTTATGTTCGATAAAGGGCAGAAACATCAAGGACTTAAGGTGTATAAGAAAATCATGAAGACAGATTATCCTGTGCTTCACGCTGCTTACCCACGAATTTCTGTCCCAACTAAAACTGTGGAGTCAGCATTTATTCATGCAATTATTCGTCAGGAAAGTCGCTTTCAGCATGATGTCGTCAGTTCCGCCGGAGCAACGGGGTTGATGCAGTTAATGCCGGCAACGGCAACCCGCACGGAAAAAAAACATAAGATAAAGAAGAAACAGCTGACAAATCCAGACCATAATGTAAAGGTCGGGTCTCACCATTTGAAAGATCTGATGCAGCAGTTTAGTGGGTCTATGGTCTTATCCGCAGCTGCTTATAATGCTGGGGATAAGCCTGTGAATGAATGGATTGAGCAATTTGGTGATCCACGGAGAGCCGATGTGGATTTGGTTGATTGGGTGGAATTGATTCCCTATGCCGAGACACGTAACTATGTTCAGCGTGTTATGGAAAATTACCATTGCTATCGGTAG